In Candidatus Eisenbacteria bacterium, a single window of DNA contains:
- a CDS encoding SDR family oxidoreductase: MELKGCVTLVTGGGRRIGKAIVEHLAGRGALVAIHYHTSSVEAKSLAAGLQKKGLKGLPFRADLSRPAAIEELVRRIEKRLGPVSVLINSASIYQMTSPHQFSVSEWDRVMAVNLRAPALLSRAVGPKMKKAGQGVIINLGDWSIQRPYAGYAAYAASKAGLEALTKVLARELAPEVRVNMISPGAILPPAGALTLKKNAKMTAKIKMMAEAAVLKRMGRPADIAETVLFLIERSDFTTGINLLVDGGRNLQ; the protein is encoded by the coding sequence ATGGAACTCAAAGGGTGCGTTACGCTTGTCACAGGAGGCGGCCGCCGGATCGGCAAAGCTATCGTGGAGCATCTCGCCGGGCGGGGTGCGCTTGTCGCCATTCACTACCACACATCATCCGTAGAAGCGAAATCTCTCGCGGCCGGGCTCCAGAAGAAGGGTCTGAAGGGGCTGCCCTTCCGGGCCGATCTCAGCCGCCCCGCGGCGATTGAAGAACTGGTTCGAAGGATTGAAAAGAGGCTGGGGCCCGTCAGCGTCCTTATTAATTCCGCCTCAATCTATCAAATGACCTCCCCTCATCAATTTTCCGTAAGCGAATGGGATCGAGTGATGGCCGTTAATCTTCGGGCTCCGGCCCTTCTTTCCCGGGCCGTGGGTCCCAAGATGAAAAAAGCCGGTCAGGGCGTCATCATTAACCTTGGAGATTGGTCCATTCAGAGGCCCTACGCCGGTTATGCGGCCTATGCGGCAAGCAAAGCCGGGCTCGAGGCCTTAACCAAGGTCCTGGCTCGAGAACTGGCCCCTGAGGTGCGTGTGAATATGATCAGCCCGGGAGCGATCCTTCCCCCCGCGGGCGCTTTAACTTTAAAAAAGAATGCGAAAATGACCGCAAAAATCAAAATGATGGCCGAAGCGGCTGTGCTGAAACGAATGGGGAGGCCGGCCGACATCGCCGAAACGGTTCTTTTCCTTATCGAACGATCGGACTTTACGACCGGGATCAATCTTCTTGTGGATGGAGGAAGGAATCTTCAGTAG
- a CDS encoding acyl-CoA dehydrogenase family protein, with protein sequence MGFGLTDEQQDLRKLARDFAKQEIAPKAAHHDKTGEFPREIIKKAWELGLINTHIPEEYGGLGLSVLDGCLISEEFAAGCSGIGTAMEANTLAQAPVIVGGTDEQKKKWLSPMLDELKFAAYCVTEPDAGSDVQGIKTTAVKKGNDYVINGQKMWITNGSVADWHFVVAYTDPEAGTRGMSAFIVPTHLDGVEIGKKEWNMGQRASDTRGISYSDVVVPAENRIGEEGKGWSLAMAAFDHTRPVVASAAVGVGRSAMEHAIRYTKERKTFGVSIHRHQAIAFMIADMAKDLEAARLLVWQAAWKIDQGESNTLEAAYAKAFAADTTMRVTTDAVQIFGGYGFNSEYPVEKLMRDAKIFQIYEGTSQIQRLIISKIAISRLARSF encoded by the coding sequence ATCGGTTTCGGTTTGACCGATGAACAGCAAGATCTTAGGAAATTGGCCCGCGATTTCGCTAAGCAGGAAATTGCACCCAAAGCCGCCCATCATGATAAAACCGGAGAATTTCCCCGCGAGATCATAAAGAAGGCCTGGGAATTGGGTCTTATCAATACCCATATTCCCGAGGAGTACGGTGGGTTGGGCCTCAGTGTTTTGGACGGATGTCTCATATCCGAGGAATTTGCCGCCGGCTGCAGCGGCATCGGAACCGCGATGGAGGCCAACACCCTCGCGCAAGCTCCCGTCATCGTCGGCGGCACCGATGAGCAGAAGAAGAAATGGCTGTCTCCGATGTTGGATGAGTTGAAATTCGCCGCCTATTGCGTGACCGAACCGGATGCCGGATCCGATGTGCAGGGAATAAAAACCACGGCGGTGAAAAAGGGTAATGATTATGTCATCAACGGCCAGAAAATGTGGATCACCAACGGCTCAGTGGCCGATTGGCATTTTGTCGTTGCTTATACCGATCCAGAGGCCGGCACGCGCGGCATGAGTGCTTTTATCGTCCCCACACATCTGGATGGAGTAGAGATCGGGAAAAAAGAATGGAACATGGGCCAACGGGCATCCGACACGCGGGGGATCTCCTACAGCGATGTGGTTGTCCCGGCCGAGAATCGGATTGGTGAAGAAGGCAAGGGCTGGTCGCTTGCCATGGCCGCCTTCGATCATACCCGGCCGGTCGTCGCTTCGGCTGCCGTCGGTGTCGGCCGTTCAGCGATGGAGCACGCGATCCGTTATACAAAGGAAAGGAAGACGTTCGGCGTCTCCATCCACCGCCATCAAGCGATTGCCTTTATGATCGCCGATATGGCCAAGGATCTGGAGGCGGCGCGTCTCCTGGTCTGGCAGGCGGCCTGGAAAATCGATCAGGGTGAATCGAATACACTTGAGGCGGCTTATGCCAAGGCCTTCGCGGCTGATACGACGATGCGGGTCACAACCGACGCAGTGCAGATCTTCGGTGGCTACGGTTTTAATTCCGAGTACCCGGTCGAGAAACTCATGCGGGATGCGAAAATATTCCAGATTTATGAAGGAACGAGCCAGATTCAGAGGTTGATCATTTCAAAGATAGCGATTTCAAGACTCGCGCGATCCTTCTGA
- a CDS encoding NUDIX domain-containing protein, with product MRKRSGPTQNFPDYTDLIEKYGPPLRRTLVLRRPKSPDSRFSYPFNRKRPGEIVLVIPRPPRAVLVHTKSFYPPDLFRLPTGGLKGGEELSVAIHRELHEETGFKLGILQFLFHLEVRMIESTRQRRFHSFGFLLEPTSAAPSIQDTDERITGFNDLPLEELKGMAHRLRRLPSPWSLWGRFRAKPHIMTLRTLEEREAMKKPIWILPSHDPGSERPSEGSRES from the coding sequence GTGCGGAAAAGAAGCGGGCCGACACAAAACTTCCCTGACTATACCGATCTCATCGAGAAGTACGGGCCGCCTCTCCGCCGGACGCTGGTCTTGCGTCGCCCTAAAAGCCCCGATTCCAGATTTAGTTATCCTTTCAACCGCAAACGACCCGGGGAAATTGTTTTGGTCATCCCGCGCCCCCCACGGGCCGTCCTCGTCCACACGAAGTCCTTCTATCCTCCCGACCTCTTCCGCCTCCCCACCGGAGGGCTCAAAGGCGGTGAAGAACTCTCTGTGGCCATCCACCGGGAGCTTCACGAAGAGACCGGGTTCAAATTGGGTATCCTCCAGTTCCTCTTTCATCTCGAGGTCCGGATGATAGAGAGCACGAGACAGAGGAGATTCCACTCCTTTGGCTTCCTCTTGGAGCCGACATCGGCGGCGCCGTCCATTCAGGATACCGATGAGCGGATCACAGGGTTTAATGACCTCCCCCTGGAAGAATTAAAAGGGATGGCTCACCGGCTGCGGCGTCTGCCTTCGCCATGGTCGCTCTGGGGGCGTTTCCGCGCCAAACCTCACATTATGACCCTCAGAACCCTCGAGGAGCGTGAAGCCATGAAGAAACCGATCTGGATCCTTCCCAGCCATGATCCAGGATCAGAACGCCCATCAGAAGGATCGCGCGAGTCTTGA
- a CDS encoding bifunctional metallophosphatase/5'-nucleotidase, with translation MANQLKKKGKMSFGPIAGGILMGLLLAVAISTLTSQAQEITILHTNDIHGSYLSREADWRDDRPLVGGMEALAGEVRATRADVENLLLLDGGDVMTGHPICDLVVDDVHGGGLIKIMNALQYDAMTLGNHDLDISQENVHGLEALADFPFLCCNLVYEDGRGFLGKACVIKRVGKLRVGIIGVITEFLAGVVQKKNIEGLKILDPLEQVQALADSLDSETDLIILLSHMGVEADRELAAKIKNVDVIVGGHSHTRIKEPEVVGDVLIVQAGGRLTQVGRLDLTVKHDRVVAYKGRLIDLWIEGMEPQEDIRRMVQGYEEAIGETFGEVLGELKVAWTRDHYSESNLGDWVSDILRVAGAGDFAVMNSGGLRKDMPPGPIHRLDIYEILPFDNEACRFTCTGEELMTMIRHNAQGQAFQTSGILQVSGLSYSFRSTADGGVEIINAMVNGKPIKPKQTYTGISVDFVVISQAENYLRFKPSNVVNLGYKLNELAVQAVRDAGILGEDVQGRMQQLTP, from the coding sequence ATGGCAAACCAATTGAAAAAAAAGGGCAAAATGAGTTTTGGGCCGATTGCCGGTGGGATCCTCATGGGTCTCCTCCTGGCGGTGGCCATTTCCACTCTGACCTCGCAGGCCCAGGAGATCACGATCCTCCACACAAATGATATCCATGGATCCTATTTATCCAGGGAAGCCGATTGGAGGGATGATAGACCCCTCGTCGGGGGGATGGAAGCCTTGGCAGGCGAGGTTCGAGCGACCCGCGCCGATGTCGAGAATCTTCTCCTCCTGGATGGGGGGGATGTGATGACGGGACATCCGATTTGCGACTTGGTCGTTGATGATGTTCACGGAGGCGGTCTCATCAAGATCATGAATGCTCTCCAATATGACGCCATGACGCTGGGGAATCATGATCTGGATATATCCCAGGAAAATGTTCATGGATTGGAAGCCCTGGCCGATTTCCCCTTTCTCTGCTGCAATCTGGTCTATGAAGACGGACGGGGTTTTCTTGGCAAGGCTTGTGTCATCAAGAGAGTTGGAAAGCTGCGGGTCGGAATCATCGGCGTTATTACGGAGTTTCTCGCCGGCGTCGTTCAGAAGAAGAATATCGAGGGATTGAAAATTCTCGACCCCCTGGAACAGGTTCAGGCCCTGGCTGACAGCCTTGATTCTGAAACCGATCTCATCATTCTTCTCTCTCATATGGGTGTTGAGGCCGACCGGGAACTCGCGGCGAAGATTAAAAATGTCGATGTCATTGTGGGAGGGCATAGTCATACACGAATTAAGGAGCCGGAGGTGGTCGGGGATGTGCTCATCGTTCAGGCGGGAGGGCGGCTGACGCAGGTTGGACGCCTGGATCTGACGGTGAAGCATGATCGCGTCGTGGCTTATAAGGGCCGCCTGATCGATCTATGGATTGAGGGGATGGAGCCACAGGAAGATATCCGGCGGATGGTTCAAGGGTATGAGGAGGCGATCGGCGAGACCTTCGGCGAGGTGCTTGGGGAACTCAAAGTCGCCTGGACAAGGGATCATTACAGTGAAAGCAATCTGGGGGATTGGGTCTCGGATATCTTGAGAGTCGCCGGCGCGGGCGATTTCGCCGTTATGAATAGTGGGGGGCTCAGGAAGGATATGCCTCCGGGACCCATCCACCGCCTCGACATTTATGAGATCCTGCCGTTTGACAATGAGGCCTGCCGGTTCACCTGCACCGGTGAGGAACTCATGACGATGATTCGTCATAATGCGCAGGGCCAAGCCTTTCAGACGTCCGGGATTCTTCAGGTCTCAGGTTTGAGCTACTCCTTCAGATCGACTGCCGACGGCGGGGTTGAAATCATCAATGCCATGGTCAATGGAAAACCCATTAAACCCAAACAGACCTATACGGGGATCTCGGTGGATTTTGTCGTGATCAGCCAGGCTGAAAACTACCTCAGATTTAAACCGTCCAATGTGGTCAATCTGGGTTATAAACTCAATGAACTTGCCGTGCAGGCCGTTCGTGACGCAGGGATCTTGGGCGAAGACGTTCAGGGGAGAATGCAACAACTCACGCCGTAG
- a CDS encoding glycosyltransferase family 2 protein produces MAMVSVILPTCNKKDELLVSLDSILNQNYRSFELIIMDDGSTDTTFESIAERWKDNLDEPLDIARAIRNPRERRNVTFTIDGIPLRYVYQRNRGFSTACNRGVRLARGKLVSVSDPEIRWFPERLSQQVRFFQTKTGVYITVAGQIPMRNGTPLKKASTPGPGGWLFEEIICDRQLSYNAAIIHRKCLDVIGGFDENLPNCENYDLWVRLSANFPIHTMQESLIYTPHRNSDGKSTWATHRFRVYALEKAFQSGYLNSEYRRMVAEQIVFKCEKLVEGFKQKDNTERANFYERKRKKFSAEVRKLTASQPKPNELLLEKEELIPDDDEPSVDF; encoded by the coding sequence ATGGCAATGGTGAGTGTGATTCTCCCGACATGTAATAAGAAAGATGAACTTCTCGTAAGTCTTGATTCGATTTTAAATCAAAACTACCGCAGCTTTGAGTTGATCATCATGGATGACGGCTCAACGGATACGACGTTTGAATCCATTGCAGAACGCTGGAAAGACAATCTTGATGAACCGCTGGATATCGCCCGCGCTATTAGGAATCCGAGAGAGCGCCGGAATGTTACCTTTACAATTGATGGGATTCCGCTCCGCTACGTCTATCAGCGCAACCGGGGATTCAGCACCGCCTGCAATCGCGGTGTTCGTTTGGCCCGCGGAAAACTCGTGTCCGTTTCTGATCCGGAAATCCGATGGTTCCCCGAGCGATTGAGTCAACAAGTTCGTTTTTTCCAGACAAAAACAGGAGTCTATATCACTGTCGCCGGTCAAATCCCAATGCGCAATGGCACGCCATTGAAAAAAGCCAGCACGCCGGGACCGGGCGGATGGCTTTTCGAGGAGATCATCTGCGACCGCCAACTTTCATACAATGCAGCGATTATTCACCGCAAATGCCTGGATGTCATCGGGGGATTCGATGAAAATCTTCCCAACTGTGAAAACTACGATCTCTGGGTGCGTCTCTCGGCCAATTTCCCAATCCACACGATGCAGGAATCCCTTATCTACACTCCTCACCGGAATTCAGACGGGAAGAGTACCTGGGCCACCCACCGCTTCCGTGTCTATGCGCTGGAAAAAGCATTCCAGAGCGGGTACCTCAATTCAGAGTACCGCCGGATGGTCGCCGAGCAGATCGTTTTCAAATGTGAAAAGTTGGTTGAGGGATTCAAGCAGAAGGACAATACGGAGCGAGCGAATTTTTACGAGAGAAAGCGAAAAAAATTCTCCGCAGAGGTGAGAAAGCTTACCGCTTCACAGCCAAAACCTAACGAACTCCTGCTGGAGAAGGAAGAACTCATTCCGGATGATGACGAGCCGTCCGTCGATTTTTAG
- a CDS encoding penicillin-binding protein activator LpoB produces MKRRRIWGFVQVIFAMLLVMVMGCSQKKVVSRIDPSATVDLSGRWNDTDSRLVAEEMVADCLSHVWITDHMADKMGKKPSIIVGAVKNLTTEHISVTTFLNDIEGAIINSGKVRLVASAKERESIREERLDQWENASPETVKKLGVELGADYMLSGSVNSIMDEEDGEKIAFYQTDLTLLRIETNEKVWMGQKKIKKYIARKQYKP; encoded by the coding sequence ATGAAGAGACGAAGGATATGGGGTTTTGTTCAGGTCATCTTTGCAATGCTGCTTGTGATGGTTATGGGGTGCAGCCAGAAGAAGGTTGTCTCTAGAATCGATCCCTCGGCCACGGTGGACCTTTCCGGTCGATGGAATGATACAGACAGCCGTCTTGTTGCTGAGGAGATGGTTGCGGACTGTTTGAGCCATGTCTGGATTACCGATCATATGGCTGACAAGATGGGGAAGAAGCCTTCAATCATTGTGGGAGCCGTAAAGAATCTCACAACGGAGCATATTTCCGTCACGACCTTTCTAAATGATATAGAGGGTGCCATTATCAACTCCGGTAAAGTCCGTCTTGTCGCCTCAGCCAAGGAGAGGGAGTCGATCCGGGAAGAACGACTTGATCAGTGGGAGAATGCTTCTCCTGAGACTGTCAAAAAATTAGGCGTTGAGCTCGGCGCCGATTACATGCTGTCCGGATCCGTGAACAGTATCATGGATGAAGAGGATGGCGAGAAGATTGCCTTTTATCAGACGGATCTGACCCTCTTGCGGATCGAAACAAATGAAAAGGTTTGGATGGGGCAGAAGAAGATTAAGAAGTACATTGCCCGGAAACAATACAAGCCATAG
- a CDS encoding aminopeptidase P N-terminal domain-containing protein — MSDSFARRRRRALEKVGRGAILVPSAPESLRNGDVHYPYRPNSDLYYLTGLREPDSALLLRAAETGPESVLFVRPREREIENWTGFRTGLDGARRIYGAGEAYPIGELSKRLPDLLEGIDTLHFSFGVDPAIDKMMTDLVSTFRGLQRSGGTGPTTLVDAAEILHEMRLRKDVVEIDTMSRAAQISAQAHCEALQRVGPGLFEYEIQAVIEYEFRRRGADGCSYPSIVASGPNACTLHYQSNNRQMLPDDLLLIDAGAEYELYAADITRTCPVSGRFTPDQAALYDIVLEAQTAAIQAALPGSSLQSVHQMACTMLVEGLLRIGILQGDLEEILRTGRYQAYTLHPTSHWLGLDVHDAGRYVIGESRLLEPGMILTIEPGLYLFEDNLEIDPRFRGIGIRIEDDLLITMEGNQILTKGVPKEREEIESLMAQHRGL, encoded by the coding sequence ATTTCCGATAGTTTCGCCCGCAGACGGCGCCGCGCCCTCGAAAAAGTCGGACGCGGCGCCATCCTCGTTCCCTCCGCTCCGGAATCTTTGAGGAACGGCGATGTCCATTATCCCTACCGTCCGAACAGTGATTTGTACTATCTCACCGGATTAAGAGAACCGGATTCAGCACTGCTCCTCCGGGCCGCAGAAACCGGACCCGAGTCTGTTCTTTTTGTTCGCCCCCGAGAGCGGGAGATAGAGAACTGGACCGGATTCCGGACCGGATTGGATGGCGCCCGCCGCATCTATGGGGCCGGAGAGGCCTATCCTATAGGGGAGCTTTCAAAACGCCTGCCCGACCTCTTGGAAGGAATCGACACCCTGCACTTTTCCTTCGGCGTCGATCCCGCAATCGATAAGATGATGACGGACCTGGTGTCCACCTTTCGGGGTTTGCAACGCAGCGGCGGTACGGGTCCCACGACGCTGGTCGATGCCGCGGAAATTCTCCATGAGATGAGGCTGCGTAAAGACGTGGTTGAAATCGATACAATGAGCCGCGCCGCTCAAATATCAGCACAAGCCCACTGCGAAGCTCTCCAGCGTGTCGGGCCGGGTTTGTTTGAATATGAGATTCAGGCGGTTATTGAATACGAATTCCGGCGCCGGGGAGCTGATGGATGCTCATATCCCTCCATTGTCGCCAGCGGACCCAATGCTTGCACCCTCCATTATCAATCAAACAACCGGCAGATGCTGCCGGACGATCTCCTGCTGATCGACGCCGGGGCTGAATACGAGCTCTATGCCGCCGATATCACCCGGACCTGCCCGGTGTCCGGGCGGTTCACGCCGGATCAAGCCGCTCTCTACGATATCGTCCTCGAGGCTCAAACGGCGGCCATCCAGGCGGCGCTTCCCGGATCATCTTTACAATCGGTCCATCAGATGGCCTGCACCATGTTGGTAGAGGGCCTTCTGCGGATAGGGATCCTGCAGGGCGACCTGGAGGAGATCTTGCGAACCGGCCGGTACCAAGCGTATACGCTGCATCCGACCTCACATTGGCTCGGTTTGGATGTGCATGATGCCGGACGCTATGTTATAGGAGAGTCTCGCCTCCTCGAGCCCGGAATGATCCTGACTATCGAGCCGGGGCTCTATCTATTTGAAGATAATCTGGAGATCGATCCCAGGTTCCGAGGCATCGGAATTCGTATTGAAGATGACCTTCTCATCACAATGGAGGGGAACCAAATCCTGACAAAGGGTGTCCCCAAAGAAAGGGAAGAGATCGAATCTCTTATGGCTCAACATCGGGGACTTTAG